One window of Hypomesus transpacificus isolate Combined female unplaced genomic scaffold, fHypTra1 scaffold_30, whole genome shotgun sequence genomic DNA carries:
- the LOC124463670 gene encoding uncharacterized protein LOC124463670: MMSDLQLMELEDELKSVDTFLEHLKTEETEKNRQKTKTTSPKPVHWKKRDHNGDIVHQRPRALRKQSTSQRPDEGRHVSSSPPLDHGQHLDHDLNMRQLEDLLQDSENMESQDFVQQPPLSSWSQRQKEVQQCWQQARPQNLDNLLSAENIVQMTCNHCHVKEAVIRCGECMPSEWFCAECDGSVHKHHTLHNRQTIMDGFFKYIPPTEAVTLCDTGKYSICEQDCFLPTALPQRICSCDTADAAVSDLFHSFEAMNTAAPGMSRQAFTAMLDQRTKQYGRTGKVNADAFQRSFLQFVYCNYEENQLLGKEPLVCPACSPEMVAVSVDGNRKLYRFQKTNQSEEPGFFDGVFLARDSEVSSFVEEVRGTVKSTAGKAMCGDTQWNAARETSKRANNLDEEGVEFAVCRHGFLLKGLNMYRGEIFAYPMFLQKEFQSATFLAMDVTCRYVPYLTKVSEALTHLHPLQEMRHCLSVMHAKAHNTKCEILWTARNQEGAGTTLGEEVEQVNSFLSRCALTTKYMAKSVRTDMLTVHAMGWNERKENGLHIALSSRFKKTVEKTVDVAESLKTMQEQLHCCDDMLKQWVVDVKQWASSRSAAPGPVDAQSLQITIEALFVSICQKKHYLYRQNDRNKRRQKITQKIAQEKKRLLEDIQRYNQQPDGDPVDTELVVQKLSNKAAESMIWPWQEQNTDGVDILTKKKLFDHVMLASRLKEEKQILVKEMLQHCQYLKDSVAKVQTLMGTVLVSTQTGSLPNGLTEEGSKGLISALKRRLQDLRLKQQTLAGTYRCTLKPSNRLVEEEDREMEEDMDWQRGNSSDDDSDEEEDAENLIQVTWI; this comes from the exons ATGATGAGTGATTTGCAGTTGATGGAATTGGAGGATGAGCTCAAGAGTGTAGATACATTTCTTGAACATCTCAAGACAGAAGAG acagagaagaacagacagaaaactAAGACCACATCACCAAAGCCTGTTCATTGGAAGAAGAGGGACCACAATGGGGACATTGTTCACCAGCGCCCACGAGCCCTTAGAAAGCAGTCAACATCACAAAGACCAGACGAAGGAAGACATGTTTCTTCTTCACCGCCATTAGACCATGGCCAACACCTAGACCATG ATTTGAATATGCGGCAGCTTGAGGACCTTCTACAGGACTCAGAGAACATGGAATCGCAAGATTTTGTTCAGCAGCCACCATTGTCCAGTTGGAGTCAAAGGCAGAAAGAGGTCCAACAATGTTGGCAACAGGCGAGGCCACAGAACCTTGACAATTTACTTTCTGCTGAGAACATCGTACAGATGACATGCAATCACTGTCACGTGAAAGAAGCTGTCATCCGTTGTGGGGAATGTATGCCCTCAGAGTGGTTTTGTGCTGAGTGTGATGGCTCGGTACATAAACACCACACTCTTCACAACAGGCAAACCATCATGGATGGATTTTTCAAATACATCCCACCaacagaggctgtgacactCTGTGACACTGGAAAATACAGCATTTGTGAACAAG ATTGTTTTCTGCCAACAGCTCTACCTCAAAGGATATGCTCCTGTGACACCGCTGATGCAGCAGTCTCTG ATCTCTTCCATTCCTTTGAGGCTATGAacacagcagctccaggaatGTCCAGACAAGCCTTTACAGCAATGTTGGACCAGAGAACAAAGCAATATGGAAGA actggcaaagtgaatgcagatgcATTTCAGAGAAGTTTTCTGCAATTTGTGTACTGCAACTATGAAGAGAACCAACTTCTTGGAAAGGAGCCATTGGTCTGTCCAGCCTGTAGCCCTGAAATGGTGGCTGTTTCTGTGGATGGCAACAGAAAATTGTACAGGTTCCAGAAAACAAACCA GAGTGAAGAGCCAGGGTTCTTCGATGGAGTGTTTTTAGCCCGAGACTCTGAGGTGTCCAGTTTTGTTGAGGAGGTCCGGGGAACTGTCAAGAGT ACCGCAGGAAAAGCGATGTGTGGTGACACCCAATGGAATGCAGCAAGAGAGACTTCAAAGCGGGCCAACAATTTGGATGAAGAAGGTGTGGAATTTGCTGTGTGTAGACATGGATTTCTTCTCAAAG GTCTGAATATGTATAGAGGAGAAATCTTTGCATATCCAATGTTTCTCCAAAAAGAGTTCCAGAGTGCTACATTTTTGGCCATGGATGTGACCTGCCGATATGTGCCATACTTGACAAAAGTGTCAGAGGCCCTGACGCATCTTCATCCCCTTCAGGAAATGAGGCATTGCTTGTCTGTGATGCATGCCAAAGCCCACAATACAAAATGCGAG ATTCTGTGGACTGCAAGGAACCAGGAGGGCGCCGGCACCACTCTCGGTGAAGAAGTAGAGCAAGTGAATAGTTTTCTCTCCAGATGTGCCCTTACCACCAAGTATATGGCCAAGTCAG TAAGAACTGACATGCTGACTGTCCATGCTATGGGGTGGAATGAACGGAAAGAGAATGGCCTCCATATAGCCTTGTCTTCTAGATTCAAGAAG ACAGTAGAGAAGACTGTGGATGTAGCTGAGAGCCTGAAGACAATGCAGGAGCAGTTGCATTGCTGTGATGACATGCTGAAACAATGGGTTGTTGATGTCAAGCAGTGGGCCAGTAGCA GAAGCGCAGCACCTGGTCCTGTTGATGCTCAAAGTTTGCAGATCACAATCGAAGCACTCTTTGTGAGCATTTGTCAGAAAAAGCACTACCTTTACAGACAAAATG ATCGCAACAAAAGGCGACAGAAAATAACTCAAAAGATAGCCCAGGAAAAGAAACGGTTGCTGGAAGACATCCAGAGATACAACCAACAGCCTGATGGTGACCCTGTGGACACAGAGTTAGTTGTGCAGAAACTCTCTAACAAAGCTGCAGAGAGCATGATCTGGCCTTGGCAGGAACAGAACACAG ACGGTGTGGACATCCTTACAAAGAAGAAGCTCTTTGACCACGTAATGCTTGCCTCACGACTAAAAGAGGAAAAGCAGATCCTTGTGAAGGAGATGCTGCAGCACTGCCAGTACCTCAAGGACTCAGTGGCAAAGGTCCAGACACTGATGGGCACTGTTTTAgtgagcacacagacaggaa GCTTGCCAAATGGATTAaccgaggaggggtccaagggccTCATCAGTGCACTAAAAAGAAGACTGCAAGACCTGAGACTCAAACAGCAGACCTTAGCAGGCACCTACAGATGCACTCTCAAACCAAGTAACAggctggtggaagaggaggacagggaaatggAAGAAGACATGGACTGGCAACGTGGCAACAGCTCGGATGATGatagtgatgaggaggaggatgcagagaattTAATTCAAGTCACTTGGATCTGA